Proteins found in one Acidobacteriota bacterium genomic segment:
- a CDS encoding PTS sugar transporter subunit IIA — protein sequence MRVTVREAAALLDAAEAKVYEWIESGDLPAHRINDQYRINRSELLEWATERNIPVAPALFHEAEEDERVPSAAESLERGGVFHDVGGTTREEVLRSIIALLKLDDEGDRETLLHLLLARDAGAVVPVGDGIAIPHVRHPIALSTDEPSLTLCFLRQPVDFEAPDGQPVFALFFLVSPTTRVHLQMLAKIAYLLRDPAFRAAIRGRMPASRLVEIARLVERETA from the coding sequence ATGCGGGTGACGGTCCGGGAAGCCGCGGCCCTCCTCGACGCCGCCGAGGCAAAGGTCTACGAATGGATCGAGTCCGGCGATCTGCCGGCGCACCGGATCAACGACCAGTACCGGATCAACCGCAGCGAGCTCCTCGAGTGGGCGACCGAACGGAACATCCCGGTCGCGCCGGCCCTGTTCCACGAAGCCGAAGAGGACGAGCGCGTCCCCTCGGCGGCCGAAAGCCTCGAACGTGGCGGGGTCTTTCACGACGTCGGCGGAACGACCCGCGAGGAGGTCCTCCGGTCGATCATCGCGCTCCTGAAGCTGGACGACGAGGGGGACCGCGAGACGCTGCTGCACCTCCTGCTCGCCCGCGATGCCGGGGCGGTCGTGCCGGTCGGCGACGGGATCGCGATCCCGCACGTGAGGCATCCGATCGCCCTCTCGACGGACGAGCCATCCCTCACGCTCTGTTTCCTGCGGCAGCCGGTCGATTTCGAGGCGCCCGACGGCCAGCCCGTCTTCGCGCTTTTCTTTCTCGTCAGCCCGACCACACGCGTGCACCTGCAGATGCTGGCGAAGATCGCGTACCTCCTCCGCGATCCGGCGTTTCGCGCCGCGATCCGGGGCCGTATGCCGGCCTCCCGCCTCGTCGAGATCGCTCGACTCGTCGAGAGGGAGACGGCGTGA
- a CDS encoding helix-turn-helix domain-containing protein: MLSIDETKNPGTPNQPGDILTIRQLSEYLMVSEKTIYRMLDRNLLPAVRVGAQWRFRKRDIDAWLDEQVKKVEVGGQKELLEELAPSEIDIHPLLSPKNVFRDVPQLPRDELLAWIVMHATLDTGVDREALCSSIREREELCSTALVKDAAFPHPNSPSDFGFAKKQVLLAVLREPVSFSDPHGHRPRVIVVILARTVQGYLLTISRAVKLFGNPALIGRITRCGSAGEVIAAIREAEERLTASASRRDGA; encoded by the coding sequence GTGTTGTCCATCGATGAGACAAAGAATCCCGGGACGCCGAACCAGCCGGGGGACATCCTCACGATCCGGCAGCTCTCCGAGTACCTGATGGTTTCGGAGAAGACGATCTATCGGATGCTCGACCGGAATCTCCTGCCGGCCGTGCGGGTCGGAGCGCAGTGGCGGTTCCGCAAGCGCGACATAGACGCGTGGCTCGACGAGCAGGTCAAGAAGGTGGAGGTCGGAGGACAGAAGGAGCTCCTGGAAGAGCTCGCTCCGTCGGAAATCGACATCCACCCGCTCCTGAGCCCGAAGAACGTCTTTCGCGACGTCCCGCAACTGCCGCGAGACGAGTTGCTCGCCTGGATCGTGATGCACGCGACGCTGGACACCGGAGTCGACCGGGAGGCTCTCTGCTCGTCGATCCGCGAGCGGGAGGAGCTCTGTTCGACCGCTCTCGTCAAGGACGCCGCGTTCCCCCATCCCAATTCGCCGTCCGATTTCGGGTTTGCGAAGAAACAGGTCCTTCTCGCGGTCCTGCGGGAGCCCGTGAGTTTCAGCGACCCGCACGGCCACCGGCCGCGCGTCATCGTCGTCATTCTCGCGCGGACCGTGCAGGGATACCTCCTCACGATCTCACGCGCCGTCAAGCTGTTCGGCAACCCCGCCCTGATCGGCCGCATCACCCGGTGCGGCAGCGCCGGCGAGGTGATCGCCGCGATCCGCGAAGCCGAGGAGCGCCTGACGGCGTCCGCCTCCCGGCGAGACGGGGCATGA
- a CDS encoding efflux RND transporter periplasmic adaptor subunit, with translation MSKKLKWILSAAGIVVLAGGGVVFASRGKDKGKGPDQPPFRLGKVQAEDLQVSVREVGVVDPETKVDVKSVVSGRVVSLKVRDGAVVHAGDVLAEVEPDVTQAQSLSDVRAGVTQAEVALKDAERQLASQERLFKEGLIGSESLKDYVTKRDLASENVKAARQRYQIVEGHGIPISGDAVTQRARVTAPMSGVVITKGVELGETVTSGVSSFNAGTVLFTVADLKTLLIKVNLNEVDIAKVRVGQPVRITLDAYPQKNFTGKVRFVAPAAKLLDKIKVFPVEIALDELGDAYRTGMSANVEILGEKKDKAVSIPLEALQRREGKTVVYRLKDNLAPKLIADAKQALNGRGKYVWLSDHWKDYYEVVPVTAGIATLERVEVLSGLKGTEQVALEDPTKKKVEKDDD, from the coding sequence ATGTCCAAGAAGCTCAAGTGGATCCTGTCCGCCGCCGGAATCGTCGTCCTCGCCGGAGGGGGCGTCGTTTTCGCTTCCCGTGGCAAAGACAAGGGCAAAGGGCCGGACCAGCCGCCCTTCCGGCTCGGCAAGGTCCAGGCCGAGGATCTTCAGGTCAGCGTCCGGGAGGTCGGCGTCGTCGACCCCGAGACGAAGGTCGACGTGAAATCGGTCGTCTCGGGCCGCGTCGTGTCCCTCAAGGTCCGCGACGGAGCGGTCGTGCATGCCGGCGACGTCCTCGCCGAAGTCGAGCCCGACGTGACCCAGGCCCAGTCCCTCTCCGACGTCCGGGCGGGCGTGACGCAGGCGGAGGTCGCCCTCAAGGACGCGGAGCGCCAGCTCGCCTCCCAGGAACGCCTCTTCAAGGAAGGGCTCATCGGGAGCGAGTCGCTCAAGGACTACGTCACGAAGCGCGACCTCGCCTCCGAGAACGTCAAGGCCGCCCGTCAGCGCTACCAGATCGTCGAGGGGCACGGGATCCCGATCTCCGGCGACGCCGTGACGCAGCGCGCCCGTGTCACGGCCCCGATGTCGGGCGTCGTGATCACGAAGGGCGTCGAGCTGGGCGAGACCGTCACGTCCGGCGTGTCGTCGTTCAATGCCGGGACGGTCCTGTTCACGGTGGCCGACCTCAAGACGCTGCTGATCAAGGTGAACCTCAACGAGGTCGACATCGCGAAGGTCCGGGTCGGCCAGCCCGTGCGGATCACGCTCGACGCCTACCCGCAGAAGAACTTCACGGGCAAGGTGCGCTTCGTCGCCCCGGCGGCCAAGCTCCTCGACAAGATCAAGGTCTTCCCTGTGGAGATCGCGCTCGACGAGCTGGGCGACGCGTACCGCACCGGCATGAGCGCGAACGTCGAGATCCTCGGCGAAAAGAAGGACAAGGCCGTCTCGATCCCCCTCGAGGCCCTGCAGCGCCGCGAGGGCAAGACGGTCGTCTACCGCCTGAAGGACAACCTCGCGCCGAAGCTCATCGCGGACGCGAAGCAGGCCCTGAACGGGCGCGGCAAGTACGTGTGGCTCTCCGACCACTGGAAGGACTACTACGAGGTCGTCCCGGTGACGGCCGGCATCGCGACCCTCGAGCGCGTCGAAGTCCTCTCGGGCCTCAAGGGCACCGAGCAGGTCGCGCTGGAAGACCCGACGAAGAAGAAGGTCGAGAAGGACGACGACTGA
- a CDS encoding ABC transporter ATP-binding protein, translated as MQNIIETRGLEKTFGSNGTAVHALRGIDLTVARGEFVALVGPSGSGKSTLMAIIGCLDSPTGGTYALDGVSVEGLSGTALARTRNEKIGFVFQSYNLLPKASIVRNVELPLLYAGLGRKERRRRALELLEKVGIPEKANVLPAVLSGGQRQRVAIARALANTPALLLADEPTGALDSKTGEEVLGLFKELHRQGNTVVLVTHDPHIAALAERKVELRDGLVVTPEQKAA; from the coding sequence ATGCAGAACATCATCGAAACACGCGGCCTCGAGAAGACCTTCGGCTCGAACGGCACGGCGGTCCACGCGCTGCGCGGCATCGACCTCACGGTCGCGCGCGGCGAGTTCGTGGCCCTCGTCGGGCCGTCGGGCTCCGGCAAGTCCACGCTCATGGCGATCATCGGCTGCCTCGACTCGCCGACCGGCGGCACGTACGCGCTCGACGGCGTGAGCGTCGAGGGCCTCTCGGGCACCGCGCTCGCGCGCACCCGCAACGAGAAGATCGGCTTCGTCTTCCAGAGCTACAACCTCCTCCCGAAGGCGTCGATCGTGCGCAACGTCGAGCTCCCGCTCCTCTACGCGGGCCTCGGCCGCAAGGAGCGGCGCCGCCGCGCGCTCGAGCTGCTCGAGAAGGTCGGCATCCCCGAGAAGGCGAACGTCCTCCCGGCCGTGCTTTCGGGCGGACAGCGGCAGCGCGTCGCGATCGCCCGCGCGCTCGCGAACACGCCCGCGCTCCTCCTCGCCGACGAGCCGACGGGCGCCCTCGACTCGAAGACGGGCGAGGAGGTCCTCGGCCTGTTCAAGGAGCTTCACCGGCAGGGCAACACGGTCGTCCTCGTGACGCACGATCCCCACATCGCCGCGCTCGCCGAGCGCAAGGTCGAGCTGCGCGACGGCCTCGTCGTCACCCCCGAGCAGAAGGCGGCCTGA